In a single window of the Rhizoctonia solani chromosome 16, complete sequence genome:
- a CDS encoding pyruvate dehydrogenase E1 component beta subunit encodes MANTTVKGAIHIHGQNPQFLVEKVIRTRIWESAYWKEQCFALTAESLIDKAIELNSIGGVYGNQRPTDFISLLLKLLQIQPEKEILIEYLMVDEFKYLRALAAMYIRMTFPPVEVYELLEPLLKDYRKLRLRNMAGYSLTFMDEFVDQLLTEERVCDIILPRLAKREVLEETEGLAPRTSVLLDAMAGKSVSDDEDGAKKTRKRSESIHSDRSVSRGRSLSRSSRSAKSSSNFVDMQERFVSKSPSRSRSRSRSRYLYSRSGRYLSNATRGRLLSSSAPLRSESIEPPPAGGHSTSVAQSLLLRTTREAALKTSGVTWKDEANENGRETRKMNMYQSLRDAMSVAMTKDDTAVVFGEDVAFGGVFRCTMGLAEEFGRQRVFNTPLTEQGIAGFAIGMASMGHTAIAEIQFADYIYPAFDQLVNEAAKFRYRSGGRYDVGKLTVRTPSMSVGHGGLYHSQSPEGTGGDPKKSYQAKGLLLSAIRDPNPVIFLEPKILYRSSVEQVPIDDFELPIGKAEVLTKGNDVTLLTYGSPVYTCENAISLIRNPPPSIAHLIPESSVKKTGRLVIVHEAGKTMGPGAEIAAEITNRCFLNLHAPVKRIAGWE; translated from the exons ATGGCCAATACTACTGTCAAGGGGGCAATCCACATTCATGGGCAGAATCCACAG TTTCTTGTTGAGAAAGTCATTCGCACGCGAATTTGGGAGTCTGCTTACTGGAAGGAGCAATGCTTTGCGTTAACTG CCGAGTCGTTGATTGACAAGGCAATAGAGCTGAATAGTATAGGGGGTGTTTACGGAAATCAACGACCAACCGATTTTATCTCTCTGCTTTTGAAACTTCTTCAGATTCAACCAGAAAAAGAGATATTGATAGAATATTTGATGGTAGATGAGTTCAA GTACTTACGAGCACTAGCTGCAATGTATATTCGTATGACCTTTCCACCCGTTGAGGTGTACGAACTACTCGAACCTCTGTTAAAAGACTACAGGAAGCTTAGGCTAAGAAATATGG CGGGATACAGTCTGACTTTTATGGATGAATTTGTAGACCAGCTTTTAACAGAAGAGCGCGTATGTGATATCATACTTCCCCGTCTAGCTAAACGAGAAGTACTCGAAGAAACGGAAGGACTCGCACCCAGGACAAGTGTCTTGCTGGATGCCATGGCAGGAAAGTCCGTGAGCGATGACGAAGACGGCGCCAAAAAGACACGGAAACGATCAGAAAGTATTCATTCGGATCGCTCAGTTTCTAGGGGTCGATCATTATCTCGTTCTTCCCGCTCTGCAAAGTCCTCTTCCAATTTCGTTGATATGCAAGAGCGGTTTGTATCCAAAAGTCCTTCTCGCTCtcgttctcgttctcgttcTCG ATACCTTTACTCCCGTTCTGGACGCTACTTG TCAAACGCAACCAGGGGACGGTTGCTATCCTCTAGCGCTCCTTTGCGCTCAGAATCAATAGAGCCACCTCCAGCAGGCGGTCATTCGACAAGTGTGGCCCAGTCTCTTCTCCTACGGACCACACGAGAAGCCGCGCTCAAAACCTCTGGTGTAACTTGGAAGGATGAAGCAAACGAAAATGGACGGGAAACCCGCAAAATGAATATGTATCAGTCACTTCGAGATGCCATGAG TGTCGCAATGACTAAAGACGATACTGCggtggtatttggggaggatgTGGCCTTTGGAGGTGTATTCAGATGCACAATGGGATTGGCCGAAGAATTTG GTCGGCAACGAGTGTTTAACACTCCACTTACGGAGCAAGGGATTGCCGGGTTTGCTATTGGAATGGCATCTATGGGCCATACTGCAATTGCAGAAATACAGTTTGCGGATTACATCTATCCTGCGTTTGATCAG CTTGTAAATGAAGCCGCAAAATTCCGCTACCGCTCTGGGGGGCGCTACGATGTGGGGAAACTCACAGTCAGAACCCCCAGCATG TCTGTTGGGCATGGTGGCCTGTACCACTCACAGTCTCCAGAAG GCACAGGTGGTGATCCCAAGAAGTCCTATCAGGCCAAAGGATTGTTGCTCTCCGCGATTCGAGATCCCAACCCGGTAATATTCTTGGAGCCAAAGATTTTGTACCGTTCATCAG TTGAACAAGTTCCCATCGACGATTTTGAACTCCCAATTGGCAAAGCAGAGGTCTTAACTAAGGGTAACGATGTCACTCTATTAACCTACGGCTCCCCAGTTTATACTTGCGAGAACGCTATAAGCCTCATTCGAAACCCGCCGCCATCCATTGCACATCTCATCCCAGAATCC AGTGTGAAGAAGACTGGGCGGCTTGTAATTGTCCATGAGGCTGGGAAGACCATGGGCCCTGGGGCCGAGATAGCAGCCGAGATTACCAACAGATGTTTCTTGAATCTCCATGCGCCTGTGAAGAGGATAGCTG GCTGGGAGTGA
- a CDS encoding Helicase associated domain (HA2) produces MSTMQFWKPGTTAPGSTLDRATQAEDNIIHSAPASSNLGIQAQRERLPIFKHREKILYAVEKYGVVIIVGQTGCGKTTQLPQYLYEAGWAANGNVIACTQPRRVAATSVAARVATEVGTVLGDEVGYTIRFEDVSSKSRTRIKYMTDGMLFRETMLDPLLSKYSVIMVDEAHERSIYTDLLLGVLKKIRRKRPSLRLIVSSATLEAKYFLEYFNSGPPVAGIGGSIAPTDNPIDEATIVSLEGRMYPVEVAYLKEPTEDYVSEAVRVVWGLHMQPGQGDILVFLTGREEIDRCLSELSELVPRLPRGAPELVPLPLHAGLSTDDQLAVFQPAERGTRKVVVSTNIAEASVTIDGIRFVVDCGFVKIRTFNPANSLSSLSIVPTSQASATQRSGRAGRTAPGICYRLYPEFAFKTLSKATPPEITRTDLTTPLLQLKSLGINDLMKFEWLSPPPSESLLRALEGLIRAGMIDQDGVLTEVGAKVSECPVEVTIAGMLFSSKEYRCGQEILTIAAMTSVQDAFVIPDGAAGALAELERRKFTAEEGDHLTLLNAYNAFVRYGQSASWCRNHALNFRALSRAVSIRTQLKKYMTRFADIGGTEPGGLLTGRTVLFEEIRCYMCILTPYVYRKPRTGWVVYHEMEETKKTQIRILTEIEPDWLLEYGHKYLDKRSM; encoded by the exons ATGTCGACCATGCAGTTCTGGAAGCCGGGCACGACTGCTCCAGGGAGCACGTTAGATCGTGCCACTCAGGCCGAGGATAACATCATTCACTCAGCACCTGCCTCGTCCAACTTGGGTATTCAGGCGCAAAGGGAACGGCTGCCTATATTTAAGCATA GGGAAAAGATCCTTTACGCTGTCGAAAAGTATGGAGTGGTTATTATTGTCGGACAAACCGGGTGCGGAAAAACAACTC AACTACCGCAGTATTTGTACGAGGCTGGATGGGCCGCCAATGGAAATGTCATTGCATGCACACAACCACGGCGAGTCGCTGCTACATCTGTTGCGGCCCGTGTTGCCACAGAAGTTGGGACCGTTCTGGGCGACGAG GTTGGATATACTATCCGGTTTGAAGACGTTAGTAGCAAAAGCCGAACACGCATCAAGTATATGACGGACGGAATGTTATTTCGAGAAACTATGCTTGACCCTTTGCTCAGCAAGTATAGCGTGATAATG GTTGACGAGGCCCATGAGAGAAGCATCTATACAGACCTTTTGCTTGGAGTTCTAAAGAA GATCCGTCGCAAACGACCAAGCCTTCGCCTAATAGTTTCGTCTGCAACACTCGAGGCGAAGTACTTTTTGGAATATTTCAATTCTGGACCACCAGTGGCTGGCATTGGTGGTTCTATTGCCCCAACGGACAACCCTATTGATGAAGCGACTATTGTCAGCCTGGAAGGACGCATGTACCCGGTGGAGGTTGCTTACTTGAAGGAACCCACCGAGGATTACGTCTCAGAGGCAGTACGTGTCGTTTGGGGACTTCACATGCAG CCCGGTCAGGGTGATATTCTAGTCTTTTTGACCGGTCGCGAAGAGATTGACCGATGCCTTTCTGAGCTCTCTGAACTGGTGCCTAG ACTTCCACGTGGTGCTCCTGAGTTGGTTCCTCTACCATTACATGCTGGGCTTTCCACGGACGATCAGCTGGCGGTATTTCAGCCTGCTGAAAGAGGAACGCGCAAGGTCGTAGTTTCAACCAATATTGCTGAA GCTAGTGTTACAATCGACGGTATTAGGTTTGTTGTGGATTGCGGCTTCGTAAAG ATTCGGACTTTCAACCCTGCGAATTCACTCTCGTCGCTCTCCATTGTGCCTACATCCCAAGCATCAGCTACCCAACGCTCTGGCCGTGCGGGGCGCACTGCACCGGGTATATGCTACCGGCTGTACCCCGAATTCGCATTCAAGACCCTTTCTAAAGCTACTCCACCCGAAATCACTCGTACGGACTTGACGACTCCGCTATTGCAGTTGAAGAGCTTAGGTATAAATGATCTGATGAAGTTTGAATGGCTCAGCCCTCCACCATCGGAGAGTTTACTGAGGGCGCTTGAGGGGCTTATACGAGCTGGAATGATAGATCAAGACGGAGTATTAACAGAAGTCGGAGCCAAGGTGTCTGAATGCCCTGTGGAAGTAACGATTGCTGGCATG CTTTTCAGTTCCAAGGAATATCGATGTGGTCAAGAAATCCTTACGATCGCTGCGATGACATCTGTACAAGATGCGTTTGTTATCCCTGACGGCGCAGCTGGAGCATTGGCAGAACTGGAGAGACGGAAATTTACGGCTGAGGAAGGG GACCACCTTACGCTTCTTAACG CATATAACGCGTTTGTTCGCTACGGCCAATCCGCTTCTTGGTGTCGTAACCACGCACTCAACTTCCGCGCTCTTTCTCGCGCCGTGTCCATTCGCACTCAACTCAAGAAGTACATGACTAGGTTTG CGGATATTGGAGGAACGGAGCCAGGTGGTCTGCTGACGGGACGTACCGTTCTGTTCGAGGAGATACG GTGTTACATGTGCATCCTAACTCCGTATGTTTACCGTAAGCCAAGGACAGGTTGGGTTGTCTATCATGAAATGGAAGAAACCAAGAAAACACA AATCCGAATTCTAACAGAGATCGAGCCCGACTG GCTCTTGGAGTACGGTCATAAGTACCTGGATAAACGAAGCATGTAG
- a CDS encoding pre-mRNA-splicing factor SYF2, translated as MSDNSQVPAATPETGHKDVSPEVHAESGGSDSGGEDAVDSEGKSGSATPLTESSTGGKATIEKEQLEWRLLSMPQRESTAANRKDLIAEHNKAKFSVKEAARLEKQRRLAETLRESMDAEERGEDMERKKNWDYSIEENDEWEKRQARKERRADFQFHDDAHAARRKYKKDLDLIKPDLAAYQAQKEAAMSQGSALQNFSSGSSSNAVTASEQLYRDANTLLYGDNKPSEEAIDRVVGKLNHDLDKRSKFSRKRNNEEEGDITYINERNRVFNKKIARFYDKYTAETRASFERGTAL; from the exons ATGTCTGACAACTCTCAAGTGCCCGCTGCTACACCCGAAACAGGCCACAAGGATGTTTCCCCGGAGGTTCATGCTGAATCAGGCGGCTCGGATAGCGGTGGAGAGGACGCTGTGGACTCGGAAGGAAAATCGGGTAGTGCTACGCCTCTGACAGAGTCCAGTACGGGAGGCAAAGCAACCATAGAAAAAGAGCAGCTAGAATGGAGGC TCTTGTCTATGCCACAGCGTGAATCAACAGCTGCCAACCGCAAGGACCTGATCGCAGAACACAACAAGGCTAAGTTTAGTGTCAAGGAAGCAGCAAGGCTGGAGAAGCAACGACGACTCGCCGAGACTTTGCGGGAGTCTATGGACGCTGAGGAGCGTGGCGAGGACATGGAACGCAAAAAAAATTGGGATTACAGCATTGAGGAGAACGACGAATGGGAGAAACGCCAGGCGAGGAAGGAGAGAAGGGCTGACTTTCAATTCCATG ACGACGCTCATGCTGCCCGGAGAAAGTACAAGAAGGATCTCGACCTAATCAAGCCAGACCTCGCTGCATATCAGGCCCAAAAAGAGGCTGCAATGAGCCAAGGCTCGGCCTTACAGAATTTCTCGAGCGGTAGCTCATCGAACGCCGTAACAGCTTCGGAGCAACTATACCGTGATGCCAATACATTGTTATATGGTGACAATAAGCCTTCGGAGGAGGCTATCGACCGTGTAGTTGGTAAACTTAATCATGA TCTCGACAAACGGAGCAAATTCTCTAGGAAACGCAACaacgaggaggaaggcgaTATTACTTATATCAACGAACGCAACAGAGTATTTAACAAAAAG ATTGCCCGATTTTACGACAAATATACCGCCGAAACCCGTGCATCGTTCGAACGAGGCACCGCCCTGTAG
- a CDS encoding adenylate kinase — protein MAFVSLRARPSALKLSGALSASRFVSSSSMAGRAVPVYADFNAGASNNDGALRMLMFGKPGAGKGTLSSRVMDKYRVHFVSTGDLLRQHIAEKSSIGKEAEAIVAQGGLVPDHLIMQIILEKLESLRGQHWVLDGFPRTLTQGKLLDGHLTKPLSLIVNLNVPDEVILGRIADRWVHLPSGRVYNTSYNRPRIEGRDDVTGEALVKRPDDNEATFRRRLEQFDAHTSPLLDYYASTLNPSATKLVTLSGRTSDEIWPQLDGVISASFPRLPLRQKAKIQRPILP, from the exons ATGGCCTTCGTTTCTCTCCGAGCTCGTCCTTCTGCACTCAAGCTCTCCGGCGCGCTCTCTGCGTCTCGTTTCGTTAGCTCATCGTCCATGGCAGGTAGAGCTGTGCCTGTCTACGCCGACTTTAATGCAGGCGCCTCCAACAATGATGGTGCTCTTAGGATGCTCATGTTCGGCAAGCCT GGAGCCGGAAAAGGAACTCTATCTTCGAGAGTCATGGACAAGTATCGAGTCCACTTTGTTAGCACCGGCGACCTCCTCCGCCAGCATATTGCTGAGAAGAGCTCAATCGGGAAGGAAGCCGAAGCCATCGTCGCCCAAGGAG GTCTTGTACCAGACCATTTGATTATGCAAATCATTTTGGAAAAATTGGAAAGCCTCCGCGGACAGCATTGGGTGCTCGACGGTTTCCCTCGTACTCTGACACAAGGAAAACTACTAGATGGACACCTCACAAAGCCTCTCTCACTCATTGTCAATCTAAATGTCCCAGATGAGGTTATTCTTGGCCGTATTGCAG ACCGATGGGTGCATTTGCCTTCCGGAAGAGTATACAACACATCTTATAATCGCCCACGTATCGAAGGCCGTGATGACGTGACTGGAGAGGCACTTGTCAAACGCCCAGACGATAACGAG GCCACTTTCCGCCGTCGACTCGAACAGTTTGATGCTCACACGTCTCCTTTGCTCGATTACTACGCTTCTACTCTCAACCCATCCGCTACCAAGCTTGTGACCCTCTCTGGTCGGACTTCCGATGAGATTTGGCCTCAACTTGATGGAGTTATCAGCGCCTCGTTCCCTCGGCTCCCGCTGCGCCAGAAGGCCAAGATCCAACGACCAATATTACCATGA
- a CDS encoding Es2 domain-containing protein: protein MTHPGSCSAAGSSEYHGALIRSGESKSLSRQVILDEDSYTSALSDIIARDFFPSLAHLDATNGYLSALDTRDPEQISKSVRRLQDLAATPTPGHYRNLQTPSHTPYGAGPSDTPISRRSEFEPRGNSITKGLSLDEFQARYTSEDNASFATILDDENRQRKEKWGWAWEAQTKVEERKAIEYTRRETALLEAVKATLAITATGEPNTSPKAILAGDSLSSSDLEGKGLEVALVSHQGSEGDKQLVKAEQIQTIEEVMAPKKDDRPAGVPGWKFKARNSLMFPPDANQSPYDDEASGVTEPSSPTHSRVDAAIAGRPYVSGGETPKVAGHSFVSETASPSPSQMGPVGLKQLMTWGTLQGTPRVISSDGDDTPTADPQTPFRIAEPSRRDLLSHRLANKASKSLAQRAALLSPYPTRGTATPRSEAGAIRIKQSGGRMPPPMMTPRRSEVSLSPAARKLLSRTGGVSTMAQREGWGDAATKQSKDLAKERWTPSPAVNRRS from the exons ATGACACATCCCGGATCTTGCTCAGCTGCTGGCTCTTCAGAATATCACGGTGCTCTGATTCGTTCAGGGGAATCCAAGTCTTTGTCGCGCCAGGTCATCCTAGAT GAAGACAGCTACACATCCGCATTATCAGACATTATTGCTCGTGACTTCTTCCCTTCGCTCGCACATCTGGACGCCACAAATGGATACCTGTCTGCTTTGGATACAAGAGACCCAGAGCAAATATCCAAATCTGTTCGAAGGCTACAGGATCTAGCTGCTACACCAACACCTGGTCACTACCGAAACCTTCAGACACCGTCTCATACGCCTTATGGTGCTGGACCCTCCGATACCCCTATATCTAGGCGGTCTGAATTTGAGCCGCGAGGGAACTCTATCACTAAGGGCCTCTCGCTGGACGAATTCCAAGCTCGCTATACCTCAGAAGATAATGCTAGTTTTGCGACGATTCTCGATGACGAAAATAGACAACGAAAGGAAAAGTGGGGCTGGGCTTGGGAGGCCCAAACCAAAGTCGAGGAGCGTAAAGCCATTGAATACACCCGACGGGAGACTGCACTCTTGGAGGCTGTGAAAGCGACCCTGGCCATTACTGCTACTGGCGAGCCAAACACTTCGCCTAAAGCTATTTTGGCCGGAGACTCGTTAAGTTCTAGCGATCTCGAAGGGAAAGGCTTGGAAGTCGCACTTGTGTCTCACCAGGGTTCCGAAGGAGATAAACAGTTAGTAAAAGCTGAGCAAATCCAAACTATAGAGGAGGTCATGGCCCCAAAAAAGGACGATAGGCCAGCAGGCGTACCGGGCTGGAAGTTTAAG GCCCGTAACTCGTTAATGTTTCCTCCCGACGCCAACCAATCCCCATACGAT GACGAAGCCTCTGGGGTGACTGAGCCGTCAAGTCCGACACACAGCCGTGTCGATGCAGCGATCGCCGGGCGTCCAT ATGTATCGGGTGGAGAAACACCTAAAGTTGCAGGACATTCGTTCGTGTCGGAAACGGCCTCTCCTTCGCCATCACAAATGGGCCCGGTGGGGTTGAAGCAGTTGATGACTTGGGGTACTTTGCAAGGAACCCCGAGAGTCATTTCTTCGGATGGAGATGACACCCCCACTGCTGATCCCCAAACCCCGTTCCGCATTGCTGAACCCTCTCGGCGGGACCTACTCTCTCATCGACTAGCAAATAAGGCGTCCAAGTCACTCGCACAGCGCGCGGCTCTACTATCCCCTTACCCCACACGGGGGACTGCAACTCCGAGGTCAGAAGCTGGAGCAATACGGATTAAACAAAGTGGGGGAAGGATGCCGCCTCCGATGATGACACCGCGTCGATCGGAAGTATCACTAAGTCCTGCAGCGCGAAAGCTCCTGAGCCGAACAGGAGGCGTATCAACAATGGCGCAGCGTGAAGGCTGGGGTGACGCGGCCACGAAACAATCTAAGGACCTTGCTAAGGAACGATGGACTCCAAGTCCTGCTGTCAACCGACGATCGTGA